The following nucleotide sequence is from Chitinivibrionales bacterium.
TTTACCATGGTATATTTACCGATAAAGCGTTCTCTCCCTCTGCAAATCTGTATTATTTCCCCTTTAAAGAAAATTGTGACCTTTCAAAACTCATTCGCTTGAAAACCTATTCCTATGATGAGAAAGATATGTCCAAAGATATCGAAGAGGTTTATTTCGATAATGAAAGGATATATATCAGAAATTCGAAGACAGCCTGCTATAATGTGAGTGGATTATGGAAATGCCTGAAAGGTACCTATGGAAAACCCGCGGGATCAATCAATCTCAGTTCGGATCCGCCAAAAGCAAAGGTGTTTATAAATGGAATCGACACAAAAAAGCAAACGCCGGTTACACTCACCGACCTCTTTGCAGGAAACTACATTATCGAACTCACTCTTCCCCACTATACCTTTGCCCGCAAGAGGGTGGTTGTGGTACCGGATACAACAATCTATGCATCTTTCGAATTCCTGTCCGAAGACGATACCGTTTATATTGCCGGTGACAGGCAATACGGGATTCTCATACTTCCACTCCTTCCGATCGATACCCCGTACTCTATCGATGAACAACCGGTAGAAACGACTCCTGTCAAATTGAACCCGGGGATTCACCATATCAGGTGGCAAGGTGGACCGTACTATTCTTCGCTGGACACAGGTATTACAATAGAAAGCGGGAAAGTGAGCTATTTTTATTTCTATCCCCAAAGACTGCATGGAACATTACATATATCCTCAAAACATACCGATGCAACGATTACTCTTAATGATTCACTGATCAAAAAAGGTGACTTCCGCCGGAATATTCCAACGGGCATGTATACCATTCATGTTGAAAAGGATGGGTATACGTCGTTTAAAAGAACTGTTTTTCTCCCTCCCGATTCATTACTGCACATAGAAGCGGATCTTAAAGAGATTTCAGACAGAGATAAGGATGGATATCCCGATACAGAAGATAAGTGCCCGGATGATTACGGTCTTTTTGACGGATGCCGGAGGCCGCGCTCAATAACCCTTGCTGCAGAAAAGATACGAGAAGTTATGGATACACTGCATAACGATAATTTAAATATTGGATTCAATGCGCTCAGTTATATTCATAAGACTGCGTCACGAAAATCAATACGTCATCTTCTGGCATTATATGATGATGGTAATCATATCATGGATAATTATCGAGGGTTAACGGCAGGAAATAATTTTTTTGCCTATTTGGGAGGTGTATATATTTCATGCGAATTTGGCCAATGGTTTTCAGGGTTGAAATATCGACGGTCTGATACTGCATCCATTGGCGATAGTAAGCAATCGTACACTGTCTCGTTTGATTCATCTACCGGAAAACTGCCAAATCTTTATCTCACAAGTACAGCACTTTCACTGGGAATTCATTTCGGCATCAAAAACGTCAATGTCTCATATTCAATAGGATATCAGTGGGAAGATCTTATCTTTACCGATGTTTTTGATGTTACATCAAACACCTTACAGGATAAACTCACTCTCGATAATGACTGGTGGTTCCATCGAATCCACAGTGCCTTCGATTTTCCGATCGAAAAATATTTCACTCCAGGAGTTTTCGCTTCCATTAAAATACCTTTCGGTAAAGCAAGAACAACGTACTGGCGTTTAATAGAATACGGTATTCAATTTAAATTCTCTCCATCACTGCAGGTGAAACCGGGAAAGCTGAAAAAATGAATGTTTTGATTTTCAAATACTTCGGTTTATGGTTGATTTCGGTGAAAACAGTAATAATCACTCTCTGTATACTGTTACTGAATTGTGGAGGCGGTTTCAATCAGGACGGATCAGAAGAAACAAAGTTGAGGAATGCGATTATCAACCCCGAAGAAGATACCCTAGGAACTACAACGCCCTCAGAATAATTTTTTAAGGATTACTTTTTTCCAGGGCGTCTTTGAAATATTATTATTTCTATCGATTGCGGTAAGCTGAATATAATACGCACCATGATCAAGCAGATTTTCATTTGAATCGCGTCCTTCCCATCTGATTGTTGATGGCGGCAGTGAAGCTCCGGTAAAAAGACGGACAACCTTTCGTGGATCATCCGGTTTTTCCGTTATAACAATAGTCCACTTTTTCAACCCAACTCCATCTTTGTTATCACTGCATGTAACCGAAATCAAGAGATAGTCGTGAACACCGTCTCCATCAGGAGTAAAAATTTCCCGAGAAAAATTCAGTGATACTTCCGGAGCAATATCGTCTTTACCATGAGTTGGATTAA
It contains:
- a CDS encoding PEGA domain-containing protein produces the protein MKIPATIFGLALLCFAQNAASGNYTIPLFASPEKQKSGFSSNEIITTKDTTPLHPQDELPEIKPGEVVLRKKINANTYAVYHGIFTDKAFSPSANLYYFPFKENCDLSKLIRLKTYSYDEKDMSKDIEEVYFDNERIYIRNSKTACYNVSGLWKCLKGTYGKPAGSINLSSDPPKAKVFINGIDTKKQTPVTLTDLFAGNYIIELTLPHYTFARKRVVVVPDTTIYASFEFLSEDDTVYIAGDRQYGILILPLLPIDTPYSIDEQPVETTPVKLNPGIHHIRWQGGPYYSSLDTGITIESGKVSYFYFYPQRLHGTLHISSKHTDATITLNDSLIKKGDFRRNIPTGMYTIHVEKDGYTSFKRTVFLPPDSLLHIEADLKEISDRDKDGYPDTEDKCPDDYGLFDGCRRPRSITLAAEKIREVMDTLHNDNLNIGFNALSYIHKTASRKSIRHLLALYDDGNHIMDNYRGLTAGNNFFAYLGGVYISCEFGQWFSGLKYRRSDTASIGDSKQSYTVSFDSSTGKLPNLYLTSTALSLGIHFGIKNVNVSYSIGYQWEDLIFTDVFDVTSNTLQDKLTLDNDWWFHRIHSAFDFPIEKYFTPGVFASIKIPFGKARTTYWRLIEYGIQFKFSPSLQVKPGKLKK